In a single window of the Zea mays cultivar B73 chromosome 5, Zm-B73-REFERENCE-NAM-5.0, whole genome shotgun sequence genome:
- the LOC103625765 gene encoding zinc finger protein ZAT5 codes for MTHPRPDHEPAGEVSLALALSTDSSGGSAGAPAAKRARRRGAAAATSGEGEFVCRTCSRAFTSFQALGGHRTSHLRGRHGLELGVGARALSRQQHKHHQQAGDGGGGDREPLAQHECHVCGLGFEMGQALGGHMRRHREETTTGAADAWVWRADDALQRARGGAADPPVLLELFA; via the coding sequence ATGACTCACCCGAGGCCGGATCATGAGCCGGCGGGCGAGGTGTCGCTGGCGCTGGCGCTGAGCACGGACTCGTCCGGCGGCTCCGCGGGTGCCCCGGCGGCGAAGCGGGCGCGGCGGAGGGGCGCCGCGGCGGCCACGTCGGGGGAGGGGGAGTTCGTGTGCAGGACCTGCAGCCGCGCCTTCACCTCGTTCCAGGCGCTCGGCGGCCACCGGACCAGCCACCTGCGGGGCCGccacggcctcgagctcggcgtcGGCGCCAGGGCGCTCAGCCGGCAGCAGCACAAGCATCATCAGCAGGCCGGCGACGGCGGCGGAGGAGACAGGGAGCCGCTGGCGCAGCACGAGTGCCACGTCTGCGGGCTCGGCTTCGAGATGGGGCAGGCGCTGGGCGGCCACATGAGGCGGCACCGCGAGGAGACGACGACGGGCGCCGCCGACGCCTGGGTCTGGCGCGCCGACGACGCGCTGCAGCGGGCCCGCGGGGGCGCCGCCGACCCGCCCGTCTTGCTCGAGCTCTTCGCCTAG